Proteins encoded together in one Ciona intestinalis chromosome 1, KH, whole genome shotgun sequence window:
- the LOC100186665 gene encoding uncharacterized protein LOC100186665, with amino-acid sequence MSISCSCCLWLVILVLFLSLECCKSQEEECKGIQKNYYQNAYYYYYYYYNYESLRKICYSTFRPLNNNMTNYAVLMVLMHYYCGRSATTEGMVLPDGKPMTENVFHPRCFLYISPYSNCSNLGKHDCEIKKSKDWPPRINVTSHNIRIRLTYLIIECQSYVTTTHALTTTIASTIRTTDTASDVTETTVSSVQSDQLSSIHKLKNTNNILLGLVIGFGVLLLLLVAYIVKLKRIENKVDSKPLENKSKMVAVAAVNEDGNAVYEFANALPSGHAEMIDNELYQSHGGGI; translated from the exons ATGTCAATTTCTTGTTCATGCTGCCTTTGGTTGGTTATACTTGTACTCTTTTTAAGTTTAG AATGTTGCAAATCTCAAGAAGAGGAGTGCAAAGGAATTCAGAAAAACTACTATCAAAACgcctattattattattattattattataattatgaaTCACTAAGAAAAATCTGTTATTCGACGTTTCGCCCCCTCAATAATAACATGACAAATTATGCAGTTTTAATGGTGTTGATGCATTACTATTGTGGACGGTCGGCTACAACAGAAGGAATGGTTCTCCCAGATG GCAAACCTATGACGGAAAATGTATTTCATCCGAGATGCTTTCTATACATTTCTCCATATTCGAACTGCAGTAACTTGGGAAAACACGATTGTGAAATAAAGAAGAGTAAAGATTGGCCACCaagaataaatgttacttCACATAACATAAGAATCCGGTTGACATATCTTATAATTGAATGTCAGTCATATGTTACAACAACGCATGCTTTAACTACGACAATCGCCAGCACAA TTAGGACCACTGATACAGCAAGCGACGTAACCGAAACTACAGTGAGCAGCGTACAATCAG ACCAACTTTCAAGCATACATAAGCTTAAAAACACCAACAATATATTACTTGGATTAGTCATTGGCTTTGGCGTTCTTCTACTTCTACTGGTTGCATATATCGTAAAGCTTAAACG AATCGAGAACAAAGTTGACAGCAAACCACttgaaaacaaaagtaaaatggTTGCTGTTGCCGCTGTTAACGAAGACGGAAATGCTGTATACGAGTTTGCTAATGCACTACCGAGCGGTCATGCTGAGATGATCGACAATGAATTATATCAGTCACATGGTGGCGGCATTTAA
- the LOC101242743 gene encoding organic cation transporter protein-like isoform X1, giving the protein MFSLDNVIENIVGNGRYQIFICLCFSALGISSSYMNTASVFIAAMPDSRCRIEPYDNITAYPNINETEITKLFIPVNDITKKPDRCQRYAFNASCKDIRDSTCLFGTNTGNEMQTVQCDAGYKYDRSSFEETIVTEWDLVCDKVGISFLATSLNYAGLLVGSLMGGLVADRFGRIAVLRVSSILSLIVTCGISLSPNVYVYTALRFLASVTYFPMIESGFVYMIELSRKKWRTVIGLWYNAIFGIFSMSLSVLALIWRHWRSLQIAKSIVGFVPFIILGWLVSESPRWLFGHNKQAQSKQVCEVIAKRNKTQLSEEVWQATVDEFNKFKKVKGSKESPLRAMYRLPCTRFLTLCNMFVWMVTSMVYFGLLLNVGNLPGGVYLNHALGALMEFAACVVAIFAIRKVGFSKCTSSSLYTASLSCLLSTVVLQLGNGQQVFETLSIVLAMIGRFAASLAFAVLYVHTVEMFPTVGRSTALGLSSMSARFGSIFTPFTVQLHLTIPWLTPVIFSILAFFAAYLSGNFPDTADSELSMLFEDVEKSYSDHFHGRVIAKLFCLPTSERLNTPEKQNTLLNHENSKC; this is encoded by the exons ATGTTCTCGCTTGATAATGTGATAGAAAATATAGTTGGTAATGGAAGataccaaatatttatttgcttGTGTTTCTCTGCGCTGGGAATTTCATCATCTTATATGAATACAGCATCTGTTTTTATTG CCGCAATGCCGGACAGTAGATGCCGAATCGAACCTTACGACAACATTACTGCATATCCGAATATAAACGAGACTGAAATAACAAAGCTGTTTATTCCAGTTAACGACATTACCAAG AAACCAGATCGTTGCCAGAGGTACGCGTTCAATGCGTCATGTAAAGATATTCGAGATTCAACCTGTTTGTTCGGAACCAACACCGGAAATGAAATGCAGACTGTTCAATGCGATGCAGGATATAAATACGACAGAAGCTCTTTCGAGGAAACGATAGTTACCgag TGGGATCTTGTATGTGACAAAGTTGGCATTTCTTTTCTCGCGACGTCTTTAAATTATGCTGGGTTACTAGTTGGTTCTTTAATGGGTGGCTTGGTAGCGGATCG ATTTGGAAGAATCGCTGTTTTACGTGTAAGTTCAATACTGTCCCTCATTGTAACATGTGGTATTTCATTGTCACCAAACGTATACGTCTACACTGCATTGCGATTCCTGGCATCTGTTACATACTTCCCAATGATAGAAAGTGGATTCGTTTACA tgaTCGAGTTATCTAGGAAAAAATGGAGAACGGTGATTGGGTTGTGGTATAATGccatttttggtattttttcaaTGTCGCTCTCAGTTCTTGCACTAATTTGGAGACACTGGCGATCTTTGCAAATCGCCAAATCAATCGTCGGTTTTGTTCCATTTATTATTCTTGGTTGGTTGGTCTCCGAATCACCAAG ATGGTTGTTCGGACATAATAAACAAGCCCAATCAAAGCAAGTATGCGAGGTTATCGCCAAACGAAACAAAACTCAACTCTCTGAAGAAGTGTGGCAAGCTACAGTGGACGagtttaataagtttaaaaaagttaag GGAAGCAAAGAAAGTCCACTACGCGCAATGTATCGTCTTCCTTGTACAAGGTTCCTGACGTTATGCAACATGTTTGTCTGGATGGTAACAAG TATGGTGTACTTCGGTTTGTTGTTGAACGTCGGTAACTTGCCGGGCGGTGTGTATTTGAACCATGCATTGGGTGCCTTGATGGAGTTTGCAGCTTGCGTAGTTGCTATCTTCGCAATTAGAAAGGTTGGATTCTCCAAATGTACATCTAGCTCGTTGTACACTGCAAGTTTGTCTTGTTTGTTGTCAACGGTGGTTCTTCAACTTGGAAATGGACAACAGG tttttgaaacGTTGAGCATCGTTCTTGCAATGATTGGAAGATTTGCAGCAAGCTTGGCGTTTGCTGTATTATATGTTCACACAGTTGAGATGTTTCCGACCGTCGGTAG GAGCACAGCGTTAGGTCTTTCTTCTATGTCAGCTCGCTTTGGAAGTATATTCACACCTTTTACAGTTCAACTTCACTTAACCATACCGTGGCTGACTCCG GTCATCTTTAGTATTCTTGCCTTCTTCGCCGCTTATTTGTCAGGAAACTTCCCAGACACTGCAGATTCAGAGTTATCAATGTTGTTTGAAGATGTCGAGAAAAGTTACTCCGATCATTTCCACGGTAGAGTGATTGCGAAACTATTTTGTCTCCCGACATCTGAACG GCTTAACACACCggagaaacaaaacactctgTTGAACCATGAAAATTCAAAGTGCTAA
- the LOC101242977 gene encoding uncharacterized protein LOC101242977 encodes MLPICIVFLASFISHATSHSWLACTDYTEKNGGTWNPNFCRGFPRNAEIKAPRDGTFGLDTGYDYSPNEAQACGQSKGAGAYTQRHPMAIYYPGQQVVLVHPMKNHGADIACGTIWMPDSGSWLYRGEINNNGPDPTLSRFREKLVFDLGRSPSGLDFGGDASLSSVYPKPGYGNAPRFCDNTDKAMATYSFNVPRNLRPGVYTFLWIWAFNGMGNIYSSCFEVNVARNKAHRNSLLRANGITDYSEPCGGMTSNPQIAGNSNPGCTPTLERTFAALNTQTQRTTTPLYYRWTNNNVNNVRTQPTTMSTTTTVRPTTTRRTVRPYRYTTTTRATTTTTLPSTSSSPRPGISRLHLSIQLHMKTSQFAGELWLPMIRPNIRKRYFSVDFSCSVERASFWNCRIISGLEESAATNHYDLLQEGARELNLNRIYYHVSFAEPCDLSQHSPVVRLVQEIVFN; translated from the exons ATGCTGCCAATCTGCATAGTTTTTCTTGCAAGTTTTATTTCACATGCAACAAGCCATAGTTGGCTGGCATGTACCGACTACACTGAAAAGAACGGCGGCACTTGGAATCCGAACTTTTGCCGAGGTTTTCCGAGAAATGCCGAAATCAAAGCGCCGAGGGACGGAACGTTTGGTCTCGATACAg GTTATGACTACTCACCCAATGAGGCACAAGCGTGTGGGCAATCAAAGGGAGCGGGAGCTTACACTCAGCGTCACCCAATGGCTATTTATTATCCTGGACAGCAAGTCGTTTTGGTCCATCCTATGAAG AACCATGGAGCAGACATAGCATGCGGAACTATATGGATGCCTGACTCTGGATCTTGGCTTTACAGGGgagaaataaataacaacggGCCAGATCCAACACTGAGCAGATTCAGAGAAAAACTCGTGTTTGATCTTG GTCGTTCACCGAGCGGCTTAGACTTCGGCGGCGATGCTTCATTGAGTAGCGTTTACCCAAAACCGGGTTACGGAAACGCACCAAGATTTTGCGACAATACGGATAAGGCAATGGCGACGTACAGTTTTAATGTACCAAGAAACTTAAGGCCAG GTGTATACACTTTCTTATGGATATGGGCGTTCAATGGAATGGGAAATATCTATAGTTCATGTTTCGAAGTAAACGTAGCAAGAAACAAGGCACACAGGAACTCGTTATTAAGG GCAAACGGAATTACTGACTACAGTGAGCCGTGCGGAGGGATGACGTCGAACCCGCAAATTGCTGGGAATTCTAACCCGGGATGTACACCGACTTTAGAAAGAACATTTGCTGCTTTAAACACACAAACGCAACGAACTACGACGCCTTTGTACTACAGATGGAcaaataataatgtaaataatgttaGAACGCAGCCCACTACAAtgtcaacaacaacaacagtacGACCTACAACAACACGAAGAACAGTAAGGCCATATAgatatacaacaacaacaagagctacaacaacaacaacactgCCCAGCACAAGTAGCTCCCCGAGACCCGGAATTTCAAG aCTTCATTTGAGCATACAACTTCATATGAAGACTTCGCAATTCGCTGGAGAGTTATGGCTGCCAATGATAAGACCGAATATTCGGAAAAGATATTTCAGCGTCGATTTCAGCTGCTCTGTGGAAAGAGCAAGT TTTTGGAATTGTCGCATTATTTCTGGCCTCGAAGAATCAGCTGCCACAAACCATTACGACCTCCTGCAAGAAGGCGCTAGAGAGCTAAACCTGAACCGTATTTATTATCACGTCTCTTTTGCTGAGCCTTGTGACTTATCCCAACATTCCCCTGTCGTACGACTAGTACAAGAAATTGTGTTTAACTAG
- the LOC101242743 gene encoding organic cation transporter protein-like isoform X2, translated as MFSLDNVIENIVGNGRYQIFICLCFSALGISSSYMNTASVFIAAMPDSRCRIEPYDNITAYPNINETEITKLFIPVNDITKKPDRCQRYAFNASCKDIRDSTCLFGTNTGNEMQTVQCDAGYKYDRSSFEETIVTEWDLVCDKVGISFLATSLNYAGLLVGSLMGGLVADRFGRIAVLRVSSILSLIVTCGISLSPNVYVYTALRFLASVTYFPMIESGFVYMIELSRKKWRTVIGLWYNAIFGIFSMSLSVLALIWRHWRSLQIAKSIVGFVPFIILGWLVSESPRWLFGHNKQAQSKQVCEVIAKRNKTQLSEEVWQATVDEFNKFKKVKGSKESPLRAMYRLPCTRFLTLCNMFVWMVTSMVYFGLLLNVGNLPGGVYLNHALGALMEFAACVVAIFAIRKVGFSKCTSSSLYTASLSCLLSTVVLQLGNGQQVFETLSIVLAMIGRFAASLAFAVLYVHTVEMFPTVGRSTALGLSSMSARFGSIFTPFTVQLHLTIPWLTPETSQTLQIQSYQCCLKMSRKVTPIISTVE; from the exons ATGTTCTCGCTTGATAATGTGATAGAAAATATAGTTGGTAATGGAAGataccaaatatttatttgcttGTGTTTCTCTGCGCTGGGAATTTCATCATCTTATATGAATACAGCATCTGTTTTTATTG CCGCAATGCCGGACAGTAGATGCCGAATCGAACCTTACGACAACATTACTGCATATCCGAATATAAACGAGACTGAAATAACAAAGCTGTTTATTCCAGTTAACGACATTACCAAG AAACCAGATCGTTGCCAGAGGTACGCGTTCAATGCGTCATGTAAAGATATTCGAGATTCAACCTGTTTGTTCGGAACCAACACCGGAAATGAAATGCAGACTGTTCAATGCGATGCAGGATATAAATACGACAGAAGCTCTTTCGAGGAAACGATAGTTACCgag TGGGATCTTGTATGTGACAAAGTTGGCATTTCTTTTCTCGCGACGTCTTTAAATTATGCTGGGTTACTAGTTGGTTCTTTAATGGGTGGCTTGGTAGCGGATCG ATTTGGAAGAATCGCTGTTTTACGTGTAAGTTCAATACTGTCCCTCATTGTAACATGTGGTATTTCATTGTCACCAAACGTATACGTCTACACTGCATTGCGATTCCTGGCATCTGTTACATACTTCCCAATGATAGAAAGTGGATTCGTTTACA tgaTCGAGTTATCTAGGAAAAAATGGAGAACGGTGATTGGGTTGTGGTATAATGccatttttggtattttttcaaTGTCGCTCTCAGTTCTTGCACTAATTTGGAGACACTGGCGATCTTTGCAAATCGCCAAATCAATCGTCGGTTTTGTTCCATTTATTATTCTTGGTTGGTTGGTCTCCGAATCACCAAG ATGGTTGTTCGGACATAATAAACAAGCCCAATCAAAGCAAGTATGCGAGGTTATCGCCAAACGAAACAAAACTCAACTCTCTGAAGAAGTGTGGCAAGCTACAGTGGACGagtttaataagtttaaaaaagttaag GGAAGCAAAGAAAGTCCACTACGCGCAATGTATCGTCTTCCTTGTACAAGGTTCCTGACGTTATGCAACATGTTTGTCTGGATGGTAACAAG TATGGTGTACTTCGGTTTGTTGTTGAACGTCGGTAACTTGCCGGGCGGTGTGTATTTGAACCATGCATTGGGTGCCTTGATGGAGTTTGCAGCTTGCGTAGTTGCTATCTTCGCAATTAGAAAGGTTGGATTCTCCAAATGTACATCTAGCTCGTTGTACACTGCAAGTTTGTCTTGTTTGTTGTCAACGGTGGTTCTTCAACTTGGAAATGGACAACAGG tttttgaaacGTTGAGCATCGTTCTTGCAATGATTGGAAGATTTGCAGCAAGCTTGGCGTTTGCTGTATTATATGTTCACACAGTTGAGATGTTTCCGACCGTCGGTAG GAGCACAGCGTTAGGTCTTTCTTCTATGTCAGCTCGCTTTGGAAGTATATTCACACCTTTTACAGTTCAACTTCACTTAACCATACCGTGGCTGACTCCG GAAACTTCCCAGACACTGCAGATTCAGAGTTATCAATGTTGTTTGAAGATGTCGAGAAAAGTTACTCCGATCATTTCCACGGTAGAGTGA